In one Juglans regia cultivar Chandler chromosome 11, Walnut 2.0, whole genome shotgun sequence genomic region, the following are encoded:
- the LOC108982489 gene encoding uncharacterized protein LOC108982489 produces MRRRDLLFKEGDWVYLKVSPIKGVKRFGKKGKLSPRYVGPFQILDKVGLVVYRIALPEYFGEIHDVFHVSSLKKTFGEQEPRFVDPGSIRLRPDLTYEVVPTQILDRKEQQLRS; encoded by the coding sequence ATGAGGAGAAGAGATCTATTATTTAAggaaggtgattgggtttatctcaaaGTTTCTCCAATAAAAGGCGTTAAGCGTTTTGGTAAAAAGGGGAAACTTAGCCCgagatatgttggcccttttcaaatTCTAGATAAGGTTGGACTTGTTGTTTACCGTATTGCCTTACCAGAATATTTTGGAGAGATTCATGATGTTTTCCACGTGTCGTCATTGAAGAAGACCTTTGGAGAACAAGAGCCACGTTTCGTTGACCCCGGAAGCATTCGACTCCGGCCGGATCTCACATATGAAGTTGTTCCAACTCAGATCTTGGACAGAAAGGAGCAACAATTGAGATCCTAG